A stretch of the Coprobacillus cateniformis genome encodes the following:
- a CDS encoding glycosyltransferase family A protein, producing MNNVELLLSCMTQSPMDLLKKNNINCHTCIVNQIDYNSFENKIVDGKVIKLINRNERGLSKSRNLALFYADKDIVLLADDDVKYVNDLEQIINQAYIDLPEADVIIFNIHETGRFVGNKDFNKVKKSKKFRNYGSVRISFKLSSINKKNISFDERFGAGSIYNCGEDSIFIQDVKNSGLKVYEFPALIGTVDSSESSWFAGYNEKYFFNIGAVITRAYPKYYWFFKYYYLLRFYKKTELSSTTILKNINNGIKSYKMGYSFEEYQKIRKSLL from the coding sequence ATGAATAATGTTGAATTGTTGTTATCCTGTATGACACAATCACCTATGGATTTATTAAAGAAAAATAATATAAACTGTCATACATGTATTGTCAATCAGATTGATTATAATTCTTTTGAAAATAAAATCGTAGATGGAAAGGTTATTAAACTTATAAATAGGAATGAAAGAGGTCTTTCAAAGAGTAGAAATCTGGCACTGTTTTATGCAGACAAAGATATTGTTCTTTTAGCAGATGATGATGTGAAATACGTTAATGATTTAGAACAAATCATTAACCAGGCATACATTGATTTGCCTGAAGCTGATGTAATTATTTTTAATATTCATGAGACTGGAAGATTTGTAGGAAATAAAGATTTTAATAAAGTTAAAAAAAGTAAGAAATTTAGAAATTATGGTTCTGTAAGAATAAGTTTTAAATTATCTAGTATAAATAAGAAAAATATTAGCTTTGATGAAAGATTTGGAGCTGGCTCAATTTATAATTGTGGTGAAGATTCAATTTTTATTCAGGATGTTAAAAATTCTGGTTTAAAAGTTTATGAATTTCCTGCATTAATAGGAACTGTAGATTCATCAGAATCTTCATGGTTTGCTGGCTATAATGAAAAATATTTCTTTAATATTGGAGCTGTTATTACACGTGCATATCCAAAGTATTACTGGTTTTTTAAATATTATTATTTACTGCGTTTCTATAAAAAAACTGAGTTAAGTTCAACGACAATACTTAAAAATATAAATAACGGAATTAAATCTTATAAGATGGGATATTCTTTTGAAGAATATCAAAAAATAAGGAAGAGTTTATTATGA
- a CDS encoding EpsG family protein: protein MMLPYYLVFIVLLLMAISESRFNLEINLNQRNKKLFWSVFLLIFAFVILRGNGDGDYFSYKEYCQEIKTLTDIFNSSFPMEIGFRILSYIVNLFHLNPQFIIIFMNSISLTLIFIFIRKYSTLPYLSLLVYFPSLLQYDMHATRTAVAYSILTLTYHYFIGDNIKFRDSKIVLIILLASLFHKSALIFLLVLMLQKIPFKKMIYVISLLGSFIFVLFFNIDQIILSIFKILNLTSFYARYYQYAYVDVSGYPFKLYDPRLLILVFLFVLGIAFFQWTKKEELCLKILWLNIIIMILFSQHTVFVTRFSTFFNVFILIYIPILINKIRMQYGNKLKLYFCYFITFSYSIYGIGIIMKSVVYKLFF from the coding sequence ATGATGTTACCTTATTATCTTGTATTTATCGTATTATTATTGATGGCAATATCTGAAAGTAGATTCAATTTAGAAATAAATCTTAATCAAAGGAATAAAAAATTATTTTGGTCTGTTTTTTTGTTGATATTTGCTTTTGTTATACTAAGAGGAAATGGTGATGGAGATTACTTTAGTTATAAAGAGTATTGTCAGGAAATCAAGACATTAACAGATATTTTCAATTCATCTTTTCCTATGGAAATTGGTTTTCGTATACTTTCATATATAGTGAATTTATTCCATCTAAATCCACAATTTATAATTATTTTTATGAATAGTATTTCACTTACCCTTATATTTATTTTTATAAGAAAATATTCTACACTTCCTTATTTATCTCTTCTTGTATATTTTCCAAGTCTTTTGCAATATGATATGCATGCAACACGAACTGCTGTTGCATATAGTATTTTAACTTTAACTTATCATTATTTTATAGGGGATAATATAAAATTCCGTGATAGTAAAATTGTCCTAATTATTCTTTTAGCGAGTTTATTTCACAAAAGTGCACTCATCTTTTTACTTGTTTTAATGTTACAAAAAATTCCATTTAAGAAGATGATTTATGTGATAAGTTTATTAGGAAGTTTTATTTTTGTGCTTTTCTTTAATATTGATCAAATCATTTTGAGTATATTTAAAATTTTAAATTTAACAAGTTTTTATGCAAGATATTATCAATATGCTTATGTTGATGTTAGTGGGTATCCATTTAAACTTTATGATCCTAGACTTTTAATATTAGTATTTCTTTTTGTTTTAGGAATTGCTTTCTTTCAATGGACAAAAAAGGAGGAATTGTGTCTTAAAATATTATGGTTAAATATTATTATTATGATTCTATTCTCACAACATACAGTATTTGTAACAAGATTCTCAACATTTTTTAATGTGTTTATTTTAATTTATATTCCTATACTTATAAACAAAATTAGAATGCAATATGGTAATAAATTAAAACTCTATTTTTGTTATTTTATTACATTTAGCTATTCTATTTATGGGATAGGAATAATTATGAAAAGTGTTGTTTATAAGTTGTTTTTTTAA
- a CDS encoding glycosyltransferase family 4 protein, with the protein MKILYVTDLWAALEELIVNGEKEEKGLPSFINPLKELICRGHEVDIVIVYPGDKINTFNINVHWLKKSQIVGEVVWNRHLFAKPLNNWRLSHLLKELNHKKQYDFIYGQGPSTYMANKFALKNNIPYGHRLYGSFLYGNICKRGIWKTRFLHYNEASIMKQKKNFLLITNDMSHGDLAALKLTNNHPPYNLYHWVNGVDRYEIPSLNDIDKYIKELNIESHNILFYPARISRWKGQHKALEAVSLLKQKGFIFDLYFAGQITEKDYYEELQTIARDKNIENQIHYLGVLNKHEINIMANISLVSFSLYDIGNLGNVFHELLAMGSCIISLNDSSLDDFIIHGENGFLVDNIAEIPNIILKLKDDESLQKKIRYNAKSTSQNKMLSWKERIDKEISLIETSCSNKNLEDK; encoded by the coding sequence ATGAAAATTTTATATGTTACTGATTTATGGGCAGCCTTAGAAGAGTTGATAGTCAATGGAGAGAAGGAAGAAAAAGGTTTACCATCCTTTATAAACCCTCTTAAAGAGTTGATTTGTCGTGGTCATGAAGTAGATATAGTGATTGTTTATCCTGGTGATAAAATCAATACGTTTAATATCAATGTTCATTGGTTGAAGAAAAGTCAAATAGTTGGAGAAGTTGTATGGAACCGTCACTTGTTCGCTAAACCATTAAATAATTGGCGTTTATCACATTTGCTTAAGGAACTCAACCATAAAAAGCAATATGATTTTATTTATGGACAAGGGCCTAGTACATATATGGCAAATAAATTTGCACTAAAAAATAATATCCCATATGGTCATAGATTGTATGGAAGTTTTCTATATGGAAATATTTGTAAAAGGGGAATATGGAAAACAAGGTTTTTGCATTATAATGAAGCAAGTATCATGAAACAGAAAAAGAATTTCTTATTGATTACTAATGATATGTCTCATGGAGATTTAGCAGCTTTAAAATTAACTAATAATCACCCTCCTTATAATCTTTATCACTGGGTAAATGGAGTGGATAGATACGAAATTCCAAGTTTAAATGATATCGATAAGTATATTAAAGAACTTAATATTGAATCTCATAATATCTTATTTTACCCAGCACGAATTTCAAGATGGAAAGGGCAACATAAAGCTTTAGAGGCAGTTAGCCTATTAAAACAAAAGGGTTTTATTTTTGATTTGTATTTTGCTGGTCAAATTACTGAAAAAGATTATTATGAAGAATTACAGACTATAGCAAGAGATAAAAATATTGAGAATCAGATCCATTATCTAGGAGTATTAAATAAACATGAAATTAATATTATGGCGAATATCTCTTTAGTTTCATTTAGTTTGTATGATATTGGAAATTTAGGTAATGTTTTTCATGAACTCTTGGCGATGGGAAGTTGTATTATTTCGTTAAATGATAGTTCCTTGGATGACTTTATTATCCATGGTGAAAATGGATTTTTAGTTGATAATATAGCAGAAATACCTAATATAATCCTAAAATTAAAAGATGATGAAAGTTTACAGAAGAAAATAAGATACAATGCGAAATCTACTTCACAAAATAAAATGTTAAGTTGGAAAGAACGAATTGATAAAGAAATTAGTTTAATCGAAACATCATGTTCAAATAAGAATTTGGAGGATAAATAA
- a CDS encoding Gfo/Idh/MocA family protein — protein MRYALIGCGRISPNHIAAAIKNKLEIVGICDINSHNMEILLEKFKINNSSIKQYSDYKKMIEIENPELVAIATESGLHSEIALYCIEHGIHCIIEKPIAMSMVDARKICEEADKYNVIVCANHQNRFNKSIQKIHEAVENNKFGKILHAAAHVRWNRGKAYYDQAKWRGTWANDGGCLMNQCIHNADLLRWLMGDEIEEVMAYTDNLNHDYLEAEDLGLAVIKFKNGSYGLFEGTVNVFPKNLEETLYIFGSTGTIKAGGKSVNLIEEWNFANDGEDAETVKQQNSEQPQNVYGFGHNPLYTDVIKAIRTGTKPLVDAEAGTRALELILAIYQSAATRKPVKLPLGDISSTDFMGRFRRKI, from the coding sequence ATGAGATATGCACTAATTGGTTGTGGACGAATTTCACCAAATCATATTGCTGCAGCAATTAAAAATAAACTTGAAATTGTAGGGATTTGTGATATTAATTCACATAATATGGAGATATTGCTAGAAAAATTTAAAATAAATAATTCGAGTATAAAACAATATTCTGATTATAAAAAAATGATTGAGATAGAGAATCCTGAACTGGTTGCTATTGCGACTGAGTCTGGACTTCATTCTGAAATAGCGCTTTATTGTATTGAACATGGTATTCATTGTATTATTGAAAAACCAATTGCAATGAGTATGGTAGATGCTAGAAAGATATGTGAAGAAGCAGATAAATATAATGTGATTGTATGTGCTAATCATCAAAACAGATTTAATAAATCTATACAAAAAATTCATGAAGCTGTAGAGAATAATAAATTTGGAAAAATACTTCACGCTGCAGCACATGTGAGATGGAATCGTGGGAAAGCCTATTATGATCAAGCTAAATGGCGTGGAACATGGGCTAATGATGGTGGCTGTTTAATGAATCAATGTATCCACAATGCAGATTTATTACGTTGGTTGATGGGTGATGAAATTGAAGAAGTCATGGCATATACAGATAATTTAAATCATGATTATCTTGAAGCAGAGGATTTAGGTTTAGCAGTTATTAAATTTAAAAATGGGTCTTATGGTCTGTTTGAAGGAACTGTAAATGTCTTCCCTAAAAATCTAGAAGAAACATTATATATATTTGGGAGTACAGGTACAATTAAAGCTGGTGGAAAATCTGTTAATTTGATTGAAGAATGGAACTTTGCAAATGATGGTGAAGATGCTGAAACCGTTAAACAACAAAATAGTGAACAACCTCAAAATGTTTACGGGTTTGGACATAATCCATTATATACAGATGTTATTAAGGCTATAAGAACAGGTACAAAACCATTGGTTGATGCTGAAGCAGGAACAAGAGCTTTAGAATTGATTCTTGCTATATATCAATCCGCAGCAACAAGAAAACCAGTAAAACTCCCTTTGGGGGATATTTCTTCAACAGATTTTATGGGAAGATTCAGGAGAAAAATATGA
- the wecB gene encoding non-hydrolyzing UDP-N-acetylglucosamine 2-epimerase, with protein MKKILTIVGARPQFIKAGITAKSIRKNFKEILVHTGQHYDANMSDVFFEEMKIPKPDYNLAVGSGSHAVQTANMMIKIEEVLLKEKPDGVLLYGDTNSTIAASITAAKLNIPVFHIEAGTRTHIFDMPEEQNRIVTDHLSSICFAPTQLSQDNLIKEGLENKSFFLGDVMYDALLFYSKLADEISDEEYISKLMPLFGQKKDVSKGYYLATSHRPENTDDKTKLINILDALNELDKPVIFAVHPRIKNFIQSQHDKYLNIFFVEPLTYFETLHFLKNASFVITDSGGLHKESYLIGTPCVSILRNGWEETLHNGWNEFVSPNKEQILKSIYERNIDFNSIRDGFGDGHSCEKIVEKINDFFIGE; from the coding sequence ATGAAAAAAATATTAACAATCGTTGGTGCTAGACCTCAATTTATCAAAGCAGGTATTACAGCAAAATCTATAAGAAAGAATTTTAAAGAAATATTAGTTCATACTGGCCAGCACTATGATGCCAATATGTCTGATGTTTTTTTTGAAGAAATGAAGATTCCTAAACCTGATTATAATTTAGCTGTTGGTTCAGGAAGTCATGCAGTACAAACAGCTAATATGATGATTAAAATAGAAGAAGTTTTATTGAAAGAAAAACCAGATGGAGTTCTACTATATGGGGATACTAATTCGACTATCGCTGCCTCTATTACAGCTGCAAAATTAAATATTCCAGTTTTTCATATTGAAGCGGGAACAAGAACACATATTTTTGATATGCCAGAAGAACAAAATAGAATAGTAACAGACCATTTGTCTTCAATTTGTTTTGCTCCAACACAATTATCTCAAGATAACTTGATTAAAGAAGGTTTAGAAAATAAGTCTTTTTTTCTAGGTGATGTTATGTATGATGCATTACTTTTCTATTCGAAATTAGCTGATGAAATATCAGATGAAGAATATATTTCCAAATTAATGCCTCTATTTGGTCAAAAAAAAGATGTTTCAAAAGGATATTATCTTGCAACAAGTCATAGGCCAGAAAATACAGATGATAAAACTAAACTCATTAATATTTTAGATGCACTTAATGAATTAGATAAACCTGTCATATTTGCTGTACATCCAAGAATTAAAAATTTTATTCAGTCTCAACATGATAAATATCTGAATATATTTTTTGTTGAACCATTAACATATTTTGAAACATTACATTTCCTTAAAAATGCTTCTTTTGTAATTACTGATTCAGGTGGTTTACATAAAGAATCCTATTTAATTGGTACACCGTGTGTAAGTATACTAAGAAATGGATGGGAAGAAACTTTACATAATGGGTGGAATGAATTTGTTTCTCCAAACAAAGAACAAATTCTTAAATCTATTTATGAAAGAAATATTGACTTCAATTCTATTAGAGATGGTTTTGGCGATGGACATAGTTGTGAAAAAATCGTAGAAAAAATTAATGATTTCTTTATAGGAGAGTGA
- a CDS encoding DegT/DnrJ/EryC1/StrS family aminotransferase, producing MQFIDLKSQYENLKDEINTNIQNVLNSGQYMMGDYIQQLEKELAEYVGVKYCVTCANGTDALQLALMAWNIKQGDAVFVPSFTFYSTAEVVSLVGATPIFIETDPKTFNMDSNHLEKAIKDIISEGKLTPKVIIPVDLFGQPADYNQIINIAHKYNLYVLEDGAQGFGGSINEKMACSFGDIATTSFFPAKPLGCYGDGGALFTDSEEFYQLLISLRVHGKGTFKYDNVRVGMNSRLDTIQAAILLPKLHAFKEYELDKRNQYAKLYTECLKEYVKTPYVPNGYVSSWAQYTILLNSEDERNYLQQKLKEKDIPTMIYYPTPMHKQSVYKDYSFHLDELKKCEAISKTCLSLPMHPYLDNETIVNIVNILTTILKEYRNYG from the coding sequence ATGCAATTTATAGATTTAAAGAGTCAATATGAGAATTTGAAAGATGAAATTAATACAAACATTCAAAATGTATTAAACTCTGGTCAGTATATGATGGGAGATTATATTCAGCAATTAGAAAAAGAATTAGCAGAGTATGTTGGTGTGAAATATTGTGTAACTTGTGCAAATGGAACTGATGCCTTACAGCTTGCTTTAATGGCATGGAATATCAAGCAAGGCGATGCTGTCTTTGTACCCTCTTTTACTTTTTATTCAACAGCAGAAGTTGTATCACTAGTTGGGGCTACTCCTATCTTCATAGAGACTGATCCTAAAACATTCAATATGGACTCAAACCATTTAGAAAAGGCTATAAAAGATATTATTAGCGAAGGAAAACTAACTCCTAAAGTTATTATTCCTGTTGATTTGTTTGGACAACCGGCAGACTACAATCAAATCATTAACATAGCTCATAAATATAATCTTTATGTACTAGAAGATGGTGCACAAGGTTTTGGTGGTTCAATTAATGAAAAGATGGCATGTAGTTTTGGAGACATTGCAACGACCTCTTTTTTTCCTGCTAAACCATTAGGATGCTATGGCGATGGTGGAGCGCTTTTTACTGACAGTGAAGAATTTTATCAACTACTCATATCATTAAGAGTGCATGGAAAAGGAACTTTTAAGTATGATAATGTGAGAGTTGGAATGAATTCAAGACTTGATACTATTCAAGCTGCTATTCTCTTGCCAAAGTTACATGCGTTTAAGGAATATGAACTAGATAAGAGAAATCAATATGCTAAGCTATACACTGAATGCTTAAAAGAATATGTTAAGACGCCATATGTCCCTAATGGTTATGTATCTAGCTGGGCACAATATACAATTCTTTTGAATAGTGAAGATGAGAGAAATTATCTGCAGCAAAAACTTAAGGAGAAAGATATTCCAACTATGATTTATTATCCAACACCAATGCATAAGCAGTCTGTATATAAAGATTATAGTTTTCATTTAGATGAACTCAAAAAATGTGAGGCTATATCAAAAACATGTCTAAGTTTGCCAATGCATCCATATCTAGATAATGAAACTATAGTAAACATTGTTAATATACTAACAACTATATTAAAGGAGTACAGAAATTATGGATAA
- a CDS encoding acyltransferase → MDKCFVHESAYIDEGCQIGEGTKIWHFSHIMAGAIVGKKCNLGQNVVISPKVVLGNNVKIQNNVSVYEGVICEDDVFLGPSCVFTNVINPRSFISRKDEYKQTVIHKGASIGANSTIICGHDIGKYAFVGAGTVVTKTIPDYACVVGNPCRILYYVCECGEPLDFSNSNQCKCKKCSKDYIKNDEKVEEI, encoded by the coding sequence ATGGATAAATGTTTTGTACATGAATCTGCCTATATCGATGAAGGATGTCAGATTGGAGAGGGAACAAAAATATGGCATTTTTCACATATTATGGCAGGAGCAATTGTTGGAAAGAAATGTAATCTCGGTCAAAATGTAGTTATATCACCCAAAGTAGTATTAGGAAATAATGTAAAAATACAAAATAATGTATCCGTTTATGAAGGCGTTATCTGTGAAGATGATGTCTTTTTAGGTCCAAGTTGTGTATTTACAAATGTTATTAATCCAAGAAGCTTTATTTCTAGAAAAGATGAATATAAGCAAACAGTTATACATAAAGGTGCATCAATTGGAGCTAATTCGACAATTATTTGTGGTCATGACATTGGAAAATATGCATTTGTCGGCGCAGGAACAGTTGTCACAAAAACAATTCCTGATTATGCGTGTGTTGTTGGAAATCCATGCAGAATATTGTATTACGTATGTGAGTGTGGAGAACCACTAGATTTTTCAAATAGTAATCAATGTAAATGTAAAAAATGTTCAAAAGATTATATTAAAAATGATGAAAAAGTGGAGGAAATCTAA